A genome region from Eurosta solidaginis isolate ZX-2024a chromosome 2, ASM4086904v1, whole genome shotgun sequence includes the following:
- the ana3 gene encoding protein rotatin homolog isoform X2 yields the protein MTLELDNETIKKLSHESSEIRLRSLDQIFNKLSRALEHKEQLNFKAGELCKQLIRWFAFEPLNSSKCVLQLLKLILSSSYGDQAIRRIGIERFKKEMEKVKLRVKNQTSESKVVEEIIRILNEYQFQHQQIEPDIIEVLDTLSLNTSDEVDNSKSDMLLNCCDPSDYEPAWSRPVVADFTALQFLSDILSNDNKVEMTNALLHFEVTMQDYPAEFMLQAPHVFLKLLNLYRFHDNIESSSHTLQDIARQINVYLHVLLKRLKVRYNIYAYSADATISESQGNTQLKVAKVLELIFDKSVHLLETLVLEFHKVTQQILEVMANCMEIYRYHELAIDMNVITKLHRTLVRLQKCFEKDEHFTLERIKYLLLVCLLDDILIHNSKVQSNSFNSEVLECVLQDFTFKANFPQRYKNIERRVCEGVAAASERYRKLKLFDNSIRFAISLFKNPQDIESRDIIMNGIDIGVALDNLKSVQLAERIFNAIIDCNTQYLSKPALRAKANQVLLNLLRLKYEPLKEYIYKMIVMSVKRHFACLMECERYCIGLTHGQLLESQVFGIPLSSELLLQLVYECGESSEEKIRKFCEETITLILKSQNLLGEHWTKLLQLVIPILPLLQCCTQSQEMIELLQNLYHPDAKQIPFLASLQGNLAYMFYDASVVRSEALTRLIYMLNSVQDADKYVPNLLYISDVIPNDLCILKTPREYKRIFADVDTFYESSTMQNLLNMLEMSDVEPIIRKTTLMQLNVMCQQWHTLAAFCEENALYLILRALENSLLVATYEDYTGAAIPAIGILSKVLLYDASLRRELADTPNIYFLLFRALCLYQNDIQLRQDACICLFLLLYSSFLIVLGNQRIEAPKLLGNLKLPLNCDLKSFEQSNESNTDYENLFKSKTDATLYMRYLLADSFNADKQIWVTKQYLEQPKDYDFDPNLRLTLRDWRLMKATNSKYTIQRFLCAILNATDHRTLINASISLQLQFLVRDESSDTIMCDKLTDELYNLICKYLQLPPGNESDYALFEELLDLCDLCVRLPLPHICRRLAMDLVTDFHHAMIVLLKNDDASLRLYNKLCLLLEGVVVAVKSLNGIGDGLCILYTNLFELNFELITNFFLKRDLLRIRCLLRLQKVLSANAMTISDEKLIAYSKRLIKLSLAVKSFTQTGAQWQIACLTIVCQLHSQFKEPSHNFKLKNSTVKYLSGLCGHCDRQVRALAWCVLTYASCYVDQDNPLVTGVDLLMNELSYLPGGFMACCLSTLLDVGETIVVRQLAANLFISFLNDVEKCGEAYQLLTRHRFLEFADASVRENCLFEQQYPIHNHNECKTTMTHVTSCDLVSCFCRICLRMTQIRGDFINELCECDFMQRLYEIFKNPPAYTNPAYYIMCGDVCHLYGVCYPEKFYFLQRTLCRDHVWLMSFYQLLDQPLASDAVLVNILQLLMVLCKDDLAYEKLCQKFAKAPEFLIKHFLRAFTIDKLNTPLQRSSLAALSLLLIKAKSNNQIKSFVAQLEENVERTKTTKTYSDKLTLHRTYKNDIPTGKQCDEINERLSGSKLAPIYDDKPEYKSAAAIIFVELFRLFQHIYSITARKFDTAPNKAQVQYIF from the exons ATGACACTAGAACTGGATAATGAAACTATTAAAAAGCTTTCTCACGAATCGTCAGAAATTAGGCTGCGTAGCTTGGACCAAATATTTAACAAATTGAGTCGCGCATTGGAACATAAGGAACAACTAAACTTTAAAGCAGGAGAGCTATGCAAACAGCTGATACGCTGGTTTGCGTTCGAGCCACTAAATTCATCAAAATGTGTCTTACAATTATTAAAACTAATTTTGAGCTCAAGTTATGGCGATCAAGCCATACGGCGAATTGGCATCGAACGTTTcaaaaaagaaatggaaaaagtAAAATTGCGAGTCAAAAACCAAACAAGCGAATCAAAAGTTGTTGAAGAAATAATCCGGATTTTAAATGAATATCAATTTCAACACCAGCAAATTGAACCCGATATTATAGAAGTGCTCGACACGCTATCTCTAAATACATCTGACGAAGTCGATAATTCTAAAAGTGATATGCTGTTAAATTGCTGCGACCCATCAGACTATGAACCAGCATGGTCCAGACCGGTAGTCGCCGATTTTACTGCACTACAATTCTTATCAGATATATTATCCAACGACAATAAAGTGGAAATGACCAACGCTTTGCTGCATTTTGAAGTAACGATGCAAGATTATCCGGCTGAATTTATGCTGCAAGCACCACAtgtatttttaaaacttttgaactTATACCGTTTTCATGACAACATAGAAAGCAGCAGCCATACACTACAAGATATAGCTCGACAAATCAATGTTTATTTACATGTTCTTTTAAAACGATTAAAAGTACGTTACAATATTTATGCCTATTCTGCGGATGCAACTATATCTGAAAGTCAGGGAAATACACAACTAAAAGTTGCAAAAGTATtagaacttatttttgataaAAGCGTACATCTTTTGGAGACATTAGTACTTGAGTTTCATAAAGTAACTCAACAAATTTTGGAAGTGATGGCTAACTGTATGGAGATATATCGCTATCATGAACTTGCTATTGATATGAATGTTATTACTAAGTTACATAGAACCCTAGTTAGACTGCAAAAATGTTTTGAGAAAGACGAGCATTTTACCTTAGAGCGCATCAAATACTTATTGCTTGTATGCTTACTAGACGATATTCTAATACATAACAGCAAAGTGCAATCTAACAGTTTCAACAGTGAAGTTTTAGAGTGTGTATTGCAAGACTTTACTTTTAAAGCAAACTTTCCACAAAGATACAAAAATATTGAAAGACGCGTTTGCGAAGGAGTTGCAGCTGCTTCTGAGCGGTATCGTAAGCTTAAGCTATTTGATAATAGCATACGTTTCGCGATATCATTATTTAAAAATCCTCAAGATATTGAAAGTAGAGATATTATAATGAATGGTATAGATATTGGCGTTGCTTTAGATAACCTTAAGAGTGTACAGCTTGCTGAACGAATTTTTAATGCGATCATCGATTGtaatacacaatatttatcaaAACCAGCTCTTCGTGCTAAAGCCAATCAAGTTTTACTTAATCTGCTACGCCTTAAATACGAACCATTGAAAGAATATATATACAAAATGATCGTCATGTCTGTAAAACGACATTTTGCTTGCCTAATGGAATGTGAACGTTACTGTATTGGCTTAACTCATGGACAATTACTTGAATCCCAAGTGTTTGGTATACCGTTAAGTAGCGAACTACTACTCCAACTTGTTTATGAATGTGGAGAAAGTAGTGAagaaaaaatacgaaaattttgTGAAGAAACAATAACACTCATTTTAAAATCTCAGAACCTCTTGGGTGAACATTGGACAAAATTGTTGCAACTAGTGATCCCAATATTGCCCTTATTGCAATGCTGCACGCAATCGCAAGAAATGATTGAACTTCTTCAAAATCTATATCATCCAGATGCTAAACAAATACCCTTTTTGGCATCACTGCAAGGTAATTTAGCATATATGTTTTATGATGCTAGCGTCGTACGCAGCGAAGCGTTAACACGTCTTATATACATGCTGAATTCTGTACAAGACGCAGACAAATATGTTCCAAATCTGCTTTATATAAGTGATGTTATACCCAATGATTTATGTATTTTGAAAACTCCACGTGAGTATAAACGGATATTTGCCGATGTTGACACATTCTATGAAAGCTCCACGATGCAGAATTTATTAAATATGCTTGAAATGTCCGATGTTGAACCTATAATACGTAAAACAACCTTGATgcaattaaatgttatgtgccagcAATGGCATACCTTAGCGGCGTTTTGTGAGGAAAATGCGCTTTATTTAATATTAAGAGCGCTTGAAAATTCATTACTTGTAGCAACGTATGAGGATTATACTGGCGCAGCAATACCTGCAATTGGAATACTATCTAAGGTTTTGCTGTATGATGCCTCATTGCGCCGTGAACTTGCCGATACGCcaaatatatatttcttattattcCGTGCACTTTGTCTATATCAAAACGATATACAATTGCGTCAAGATGCTTGCATTTGTctctttttattgttatattctAGTTTTCTTATAGTACTGGGCAATCAACGTATCGAAGCGCCAAAACTGTTAGGCAATCTTAAACTGCCATTAAATTGCGACTTAAAATCGTTTGAACAAAGCAATGAGTCTAATACAgattatgaaaatttgtttaaaagtaaaaCTGATGCCACTTTGTATATGCGATACTTATTAGCTGATAGTTTTAATGCTGACAAACAAATTTGGGTAACCAAACAATACTTGGAACAACCAAAAGATTACGACTTCGATCCGAATTTACGATTAACATTAAGAGATTGGCGTCTTATGAAAGCAACTAATTCGAAATATACTATTCAACGTTTTTTATGTGCCATTCTAAATGCTACAGATCACAGGACTTTAATAAATGCAAGTATTTCATTGCAACTACAATTTCTTGTGCGAGATGAATCGTCAGATACTATTATGTGCGATAAACTCACCGATGAGCTATATAATCTCATTTGTAAATACCTACAGCTACCACCTGGTAATGAGTCAGATTATGCGCTTTTTGAAGAATTGCTTGATCTGTGTGATTTGTGTGTACGTTTGCCCTTGCCACATATATGTAGGCGTCTGGCAATGGATCTTGTTACGGATTTTCATCACGCTATGATTGTTTTACTAAAAAATGATGATGCATCACTTCGTTTATACAACAAGCTATGTTTGCTGCTGGAAGGCGTAGTGGTAGCAGTGAAATCTTTAAATGGTATTGGTGATGGTTTATGTATTTTATATACAAACCTTTTTGAATTAAACTTTGAACTGATAACGAATTTCTTTCTGAAACGTGATTTACTGCGTATACGCTGCCTATTACGTTTACAGAAAGTGCTCAGCGCTAATGCTATGACAATATCAGATGAAAAATTAATCGCATATAGCAAACGTTTAATTAAATTATCACTGGCTGTGAAATCATTCACGCAAACGGGTGCACAATGGCAGATTGCCTGTTTAACTATTGTATGCCAGTTGCATTCACAATTTAAAGAACCATCACACAATTTTAAGCTTAAGAATTCGACAGTTAAATATTTGAGCGGCTTATGCGGACATTGTGATCGGCAAGTGCGTGCTCTAGCATGGTGTGTATTGACATATGCGTCCTGTTACGTTGATCAGGACAATCCATTAGTAACAGGTGTCGATTTACTGATGAATGAGTTATCTTATCTTCCTGGCGGCTTTATGGCATGTTGTTTGAGCACTTTGTTAGATGTTGGCGAAACGATTGTGGTCCGTCAGTTAGCAGCCAATTTATTTATTTCGTTTTTAAACGATGTGGAAAAATGCGGGGAGGCCTATCAGTTACTTACACGCCATAGATTTCTTGAATTTGCAGACGCTTCTGTACGTGAAAATTGCCTGTTTGAGCAACAATATCCTATTCACAATCACAACGAATGCAAAACGACCATGACGCATGTAACCAGTTGTGATTTAGTAAGTTGTTTTTGTCGTATTTGTTTACGAATGACACAAATCAGAGGCGACTTCATCAATGAGCTGTGTGAATGTGATTTTATGCAGCGTTTATATGAGATATTTAAAAATCCACCAGCGTACACTAATCCTGCTTACTATATCATGTGTGGCGATGTGTGTCACTTATATGGAGTATGTTAtccggaaaaattttattttttacaacgTACTTTATGTCGTGATCATGTTTGGTTAATGAGCTTCTACCAATTGCTCGATCAACCACTTGCTTCAGATGCTGTTTTAGTTAACATACTGCAACTTTTAATGGTGTTATGTAAGGACGATTTGGCGTACGAGAAGTTATGTCAAAAATTTGCTAAAGCACCTGaatttttaattaaacattttctaCGTGCTTTTACCATTGACAAACTAAACACACCTTTACAACGATCTTCTTTGGCTGCGCTTAGTTTGTTATTAATTAAAGCAAAAagtaataatcaaataaaaagcTTTGTAGCGCAGCTGGAGGAGAATGTGGAAAGAACAAAAACTACTAAAACATATAGCGATAAACTAACACTTCACCGAACATATAAAAATGACATACCTACAGGCAAGCAGTGCGATGAAATAAATGAACGATTAAGCGGCTCCAAACTCGCTCCAATATATGATGATAAACCTGAATACAAATCGGCGGCAGCCATTATTTTCGTGGAACTGTTCCGACTTTTTCAACACATATACTCGATAACGGCACGTAAATTCGATACCGCGCCCAACAAAGCACAAGTACAA TACATTTTTTGA
- the ana3 gene encoding protein rotatin homolog isoform X1 has product MTLELDNETIKKLSHESSEIRLRSLDQIFNKLSRALEHKEQLNFKAGELCKQLIRWFAFEPLNSSKCVLQLLKLILSSSYGDQAIRRIGIERFKKEMEKVKLRVKNQTSESKVVEEIIRILNEYQFQHQQIEPDIIEVLDTLSLNTSDEVDNSKSDMLLNCCDPSDYEPAWSRPVVADFTALQFLSDILSNDNKVEMTNALLHFEVTMQDYPAEFMLQAPHVFLKLLNLYRFHDNIESSSHTLQDIARQINVYLHVLLKRLKVRYNIYAYSADATISESQGNTQLKVAKVLELIFDKSVHLLETLVLEFHKVTQQILEVMANCMEIYRYHELAIDMNVITKLHRTLVRLQKCFEKDEHFTLERIKYLLLVCLLDDILIHNSKVQSNSFNSEVLECVLQDFTFKANFPQRYKNIERRVCEGVAAASERYRKLKLFDNSIRFAISLFKNPQDIESRDIIMNGIDIGVALDNLKSVQLAERIFNAIIDCNTQYLSKPALRAKANQVLLNLLRLKYEPLKEYIYKMIVMSVKRHFACLMECERYCIGLTHGQLLESQVFGIPLSSELLLQLVYECGESSEEKIRKFCEETITLILKSQNLLGEHWTKLLQLVIPILPLLQCCTQSQEMIELLQNLYHPDAKQIPFLASLQGNLAYMFYDASVVRSEALTRLIYMLNSVQDADKYVPNLLYISDVIPNDLCILKTPREYKRIFADVDTFYESSTMQNLLNMLEMSDVEPIIRKTTLMQLNVMCQQWHTLAAFCEENALYLILRALENSLLVATYEDYTGAAIPAIGILSKVLLYDASLRRELADTPNIYFLLFRALCLYQNDIQLRQDACICLFLLLYSSFLIVLGNQRIEAPKLLGNLKLPLNCDLKSFEQSNESNTDYENLFKSKTDATLYMRYLLADSFNADKQIWVTKQYLEQPKDYDFDPNLRLTLRDWRLMKATNSKYTIQRFLCAILNATDHRTLINASISLQLQFLVRDESSDTIMCDKLTDELYNLICKYLQLPPGNESDYALFEELLDLCDLCVRLPLPHICRRLAMDLVTDFHHAMIVLLKNDDASLRLYNKLCLLLEGVVVAVKSLNGIGDGLCILYTNLFELNFELITNFFLKRDLLRIRCLLRLQKVLSANAMTISDEKLIAYSKRLIKLSLAVKSFTQTGAQWQIACLTIVCQLHSQFKEPSHNFKLKNSTVKYLSGLCGHCDRQVRALAWCVLTYASCYVDQDNPLVTGVDLLMNELSYLPGGFMACCLSTLLDVGETIVVRQLAANLFISFLNDVEKCGEAYQLLTRHRFLEFADASVRENCLFEQQYPIHNHNECKTTMTHVTSCDLVSCFCRICLRMTQIRGDFINELCECDFMQRLYEIFKNPPAYTNPAYYIMCGDVCHLYGVCYPEKFYFLQRTLCRDHVWLMSFYQLLDQPLASDAVLVNILQLLMVLCKDDLAYEKLCQKFAKAPEFLIKHFLRAFTIDKLNTPLQRSSLAALSLLLIKAKSNNQIKSFVAQLEENVERTKTTKTYSDKLTLHRTYKNDIPTGKQCDEINERLSGSKLAPIYDDKPEYKSAAAIIFVELFRLFQHIYSITARKFDTAPNKAQVQVCETMGVLLGLSSEARLAAKNLKLFDKTAHIFSTFFEEFKCSATTYVRRYGEKKKSALVKNFQLLLNVQLYWFTAPDAALTDNLQSITLSKITMQLWPWLTHAGELKELVLRVCSYHSEHSFIVCRQFSALFSGYAHSLLQLIIKMVVAETTKVKATKAEQFPVISTALRIIMNCCSCAEGRVTIIKAHMLDMFDSLHPFHLKSPKIKAEILLSWLQFWELFSRYPEGANARNLHALCDVILLFPSGSPTRLLTLRILRNMCFLPSNRTILMASTGFICTVDAIIRIPLQLKSKTNDVFEGASYEEQLIVCIGIWKLSSAGAKYVAMFRSTNLAKHLRRLRDHLATLDEADSKQFSQLPFASDLSYVLDVILHIFSN; this is encoded by the coding sequence ATGACACTAGAACTGGATAATGAAACTATTAAAAAGCTTTCTCACGAATCGTCAGAAATTAGGCTGCGTAGCTTGGACCAAATATTTAACAAATTGAGTCGCGCATTGGAACATAAGGAACAACTAAACTTTAAAGCAGGAGAGCTATGCAAACAGCTGATACGCTGGTTTGCGTTCGAGCCACTAAATTCATCAAAATGTGTCTTACAATTATTAAAACTAATTTTGAGCTCAAGTTATGGCGATCAAGCCATACGGCGAATTGGCATCGAACGTTTcaaaaaagaaatggaaaaagtAAAATTGCGAGTCAAAAACCAAACAAGCGAATCAAAAGTTGTTGAAGAAATAATCCGGATTTTAAATGAATATCAATTTCAACACCAGCAAATTGAACCCGATATTATAGAAGTGCTCGACACGCTATCTCTAAATACATCTGACGAAGTCGATAATTCTAAAAGTGATATGCTGTTAAATTGCTGCGACCCATCAGACTATGAACCAGCATGGTCCAGACCGGTAGTCGCCGATTTTACTGCACTACAATTCTTATCAGATATATTATCCAACGACAATAAAGTGGAAATGACCAACGCTTTGCTGCATTTTGAAGTAACGATGCAAGATTATCCGGCTGAATTTATGCTGCAAGCACCACAtgtatttttaaaacttttgaactTATACCGTTTTCATGACAACATAGAAAGCAGCAGCCATACACTACAAGATATAGCTCGACAAATCAATGTTTATTTACATGTTCTTTTAAAACGATTAAAAGTACGTTACAATATTTATGCCTATTCTGCGGATGCAACTATATCTGAAAGTCAGGGAAATACACAACTAAAAGTTGCAAAAGTATtagaacttatttttgataaAAGCGTACATCTTTTGGAGACATTAGTACTTGAGTTTCATAAAGTAACTCAACAAATTTTGGAAGTGATGGCTAACTGTATGGAGATATATCGCTATCATGAACTTGCTATTGATATGAATGTTATTACTAAGTTACATAGAACCCTAGTTAGACTGCAAAAATGTTTTGAGAAAGACGAGCATTTTACCTTAGAGCGCATCAAATACTTATTGCTTGTATGCTTACTAGACGATATTCTAATACATAACAGCAAAGTGCAATCTAACAGTTTCAACAGTGAAGTTTTAGAGTGTGTATTGCAAGACTTTACTTTTAAAGCAAACTTTCCACAAAGATACAAAAATATTGAAAGACGCGTTTGCGAAGGAGTTGCAGCTGCTTCTGAGCGGTATCGTAAGCTTAAGCTATTTGATAATAGCATACGTTTCGCGATATCATTATTTAAAAATCCTCAAGATATTGAAAGTAGAGATATTATAATGAATGGTATAGATATTGGCGTTGCTTTAGATAACCTTAAGAGTGTACAGCTTGCTGAACGAATTTTTAATGCGATCATCGATTGtaatacacaatatttatcaaAACCAGCTCTTCGTGCTAAAGCCAATCAAGTTTTACTTAATCTGCTACGCCTTAAATACGAACCATTGAAAGAATATATATACAAAATGATCGTCATGTCTGTAAAACGACATTTTGCTTGCCTAATGGAATGTGAACGTTACTGTATTGGCTTAACTCATGGACAATTACTTGAATCCCAAGTGTTTGGTATACCGTTAAGTAGCGAACTACTACTCCAACTTGTTTATGAATGTGGAGAAAGTAGTGAagaaaaaatacgaaaattttgTGAAGAAACAATAACACTCATTTTAAAATCTCAGAACCTCTTGGGTGAACATTGGACAAAATTGTTGCAACTAGTGATCCCAATATTGCCCTTATTGCAATGCTGCACGCAATCGCAAGAAATGATTGAACTTCTTCAAAATCTATATCATCCAGATGCTAAACAAATACCCTTTTTGGCATCACTGCAAGGTAATTTAGCATATATGTTTTATGATGCTAGCGTCGTACGCAGCGAAGCGTTAACACGTCTTATATACATGCTGAATTCTGTACAAGACGCAGACAAATATGTTCCAAATCTGCTTTATATAAGTGATGTTATACCCAATGATTTATGTATTTTGAAAACTCCACGTGAGTATAAACGGATATTTGCCGATGTTGACACATTCTATGAAAGCTCCACGATGCAGAATTTATTAAATATGCTTGAAATGTCCGATGTTGAACCTATAATACGTAAAACAACCTTGATgcaattaaatgttatgtgccagcAATGGCATACCTTAGCGGCGTTTTGTGAGGAAAATGCGCTTTATTTAATATTAAGAGCGCTTGAAAATTCATTACTTGTAGCAACGTATGAGGATTATACTGGCGCAGCAATACCTGCAATTGGAATACTATCTAAGGTTTTGCTGTATGATGCCTCATTGCGCCGTGAACTTGCCGATACGCcaaatatatatttcttattattcCGTGCACTTTGTCTATATCAAAACGATATACAATTGCGTCAAGATGCTTGCATTTGTctctttttattgttatattctAGTTTTCTTATAGTACTGGGCAATCAACGTATCGAAGCGCCAAAACTGTTAGGCAATCTTAAACTGCCATTAAATTGCGACTTAAAATCGTTTGAACAAAGCAATGAGTCTAATACAgattatgaaaatttgtttaaaagtaaaaCTGATGCCACTTTGTATATGCGATACTTATTAGCTGATAGTTTTAATGCTGACAAACAAATTTGGGTAACCAAACAATACTTGGAACAACCAAAAGATTACGACTTCGATCCGAATTTACGATTAACATTAAGAGATTGGCGTCTTATGAAAGCAACTAATTCGAAATATACTATTCAACGTTTTTTATGTGCCATTCTAAATGCTACAGATCACAGGACTTTAATAAATGCAAGTATTTCATTGCAACTACAATTTCTTGTGCGAGATGAATCGTCAGATACTATTATGTGCGATAAACTCACCGATGAGCTATATAATCTCATTTGTAAATACCTACAGCTACCACCTGGTAATGAGTCAGATTATGCGCTTTTTGAAGAATTGCTTGATCTGTGTGATTTGTGTGTACGTTTGCCCTTGCCACATATATGTAGGCGTCTGGCAATGGATCTTGTTACGGATTTTCATCACGCTATGATTGTTTTACTAAAAAATGATGATGCATCACTTCGTTTATACAACAAGCTATGTTTGCTGCTGGAAGGCGTAGTGGTAGCAGTGAAATCTTTAAATGGTATTGGTGATGGTTTATGTATTTTATATACAAACCTTTTTGAATTAAACTTTGAACTGATAACGAATTTCTTTCTGAAACGTGATTTACTGCGTATACGCTGCCTATTACGTTTACAGAAAGTGCTCAGCGCTAATGCTATGACAATATCAGATGAAAAATTAATCGCATATAGCAAACGTTTAATTAAATTATCACTGGCTGTGAAATCATTCACGCAAACGGGTGCACAATGGCAGATTGCCTGTTTAACTATTGTATGCCAGTTGCATTCACAATTTAAAGAACCATCACACAATTTTAAGCTTAAGAATTCGACAGTTAAATATTTGAGCGGCTTATGCGGACATTGTGATCGGCAAGTGCGTGCTCTAGCATGGTGTGTATTGACATATGCGTCCTGTTACGTTGATCAGGACAATCCATTAGTAACAGGTGTCGATTTACTGATGAATGAGTTATCTTATCTTCCTGGCGGCTTTATGGCATGTTGTTTGAGCACTTTGTTAGATGTTGGCGAAACGATTGTGGTCCGTCAGTTAGCAGCCAATTTATTTATTTCGTTTTTAAACGATGTGGAAAAATGCGGGGAGGCCTATCAGTTACTTACACGCCATAGATTTCTTGAATTTGCAGACGCTTCTGTACGTGAAAATTGCCTGTTTGAGCAACAATATCCTATTCACAATCACAACGAATGCAAAACGACCATGACGCATGTAACCAGTTGTGATTTAGTAAGTTGTTTTTGTCGTATTTGTTTACGAATGACACAAATCAGAGGCGACTTCATCAATGAGCTGTGTGAATGTGATTTTATGCAGCGTTTATATGAGATATTTAAAAATCCACCAGCGTACACTAATCCTGCTTACTATATCATGTGTGGCGATGTGTGTCACTTATATGGAGTATGTTAtccggaaaaattttattttttacaacgTACTTTATGTCGTGATCATGTTTGGTTAATGAGCTTCTACCAATTGCTCGATCAACCACTTGCTTCAGATGCTGTTTTAGTTAACATACTGCAACTTTTAATGGTGTTATGTAAGGACGATTTGGCGTACGAGAAGTTATGTCAAAAATTTGCTAAAGCACCTGaatttttaattaaacattttctaCGTGCTTTTACCATTGACAAACTAAACACACCTTTACAACGATCTTCTTTGGCTGCGCTTAGTTTGTTATTAATTAAAGCAAAAagtaataatcaaataaaaagcTTTGTAGCGCAGCTGGAGGAGAATGTGGAAAGAACAAAAACTACTAAAACATATAGCGATAAACTAACACTTCACCGAACATATAAAAATGACATACCTACAGGCAAGCAGTGCGATGAAATAAATGAACGATTAAGCGGCTCCAAACTCGCTCCAATATATGATGATAAACCTGAATACAAATCGGCGGCAGCCATTATTTTCGTGGAACTGTTCCGACTTTTTCAACACATATACTCGATAACGGCACGTAAATTCGATACCGCGCCCAACAAAGCACAAGTACAAGTATGTGAAACAATGGGTGTCCTATTGGGTCTTTCTTCGGAAGCTCGATTGgcagcaaaaaatttaaaactttttgataaaaccGCACATATTTTCAGTACATTTTTTGAAGAGTTCAAGTGCTCAGCCACCACGTATGTACGCCGTTACGGTGAAAAAAAGAAATCGGCATTGGTCAAAAATTTTCAATTGCTACTCAATGTCCAGTTATATTGGTTCACAGCGCCTGATGCAGCTTTAACTGATAACTTACAAAGTATTACTCTATCTAAAATCACAATGCAGTTGTGGCCATGGCTAACGCATGCGGGCGAATTAAAAGAGTTGGTATTGCGAGTTTGTAGTTACCATAGTGAACATTCATTTATTGTGTGTCGACAGTTTTCGGCGCTGTTTTCTGGTTACGCCCATTCTTTattacagcttatcattaaaatGGTTGTGGCTGAGACAACAAAGGTGAAAGCTACAAAAGCTGAACAGTTTCCAGTCATCAGCACCGCATTACGTATTATTATGAACTGTTGCTCTTGCGCTGAGGGCCGTGTAACAATTATAAAAGCACATATGTTGGATATGTTTGATAGCTTACATCCGTTTCATTTAAAATCACCTAAAATAAAAGCGGAAATACTACTTTCGTGGTTGCAATTTTGGGAGTTATTCTCACGATATCCAGAAGGGGCAAATGCCCGTAATCTGCATGCTTTATGTGATGTGATTTTGCTTTTTCCCTCAGGCAGCCCTACACGTCTACTTACGCTGCGTATATTACGCAATATGTGCTTTTTACCTAGCAATCGTACAATTTTGATGGCGTCGACGGGTTTCATCTGTACTGTCGATGCAATTATCCGCATTCCATTACAGCTAAAATCAAAAACCAACGACGTATTCGAAGGCGCATCTTATGAAGAACAGTTGATTGTGTGCATTGGAATTTGGAAATTATCTTCAGCTGGTGCGAAGTATGTAGCTATGTTCCGTAGCACAAATTTGGCCAAACATTTACGACGTTTGCGTGATCATTTGGCGACACTGGATGAGGCGGACTCTAAGCAGTTTTCTCAGCTGCCTTTTGCTTCAGACTTGTCCTATGTACTTGatgttattttacatatttttagtaattaA